A region of [Bacteroides] pectinophilus DNA encodes the following proteins:
- a CDS encoding citrate/2-methylcitrate synthase produces the protein MKSRAFDVELYTKHDVKRGLRDSNGNGVVTGLTEISDVVGSKIVDGKKVPTDGNLYYQGYNVSELIQGSRDSFYGFEEVTYLLLFGSLPTKSQLKSFIGILADLSELSGDFICDVIMKAPSANIMNSMMKSILNLYSYDGNPDDISVSNVLRQSLQMIAKTPLIAAYSYQAYGHFRLDQNMIIRNPRKDYSTAQNLLYMLRSDGIFTDLEAKVLDVALILHAEHGGGNNSTFTTHVVTSSGTDTYSAIVAGIASLKGPRHGGANLKVQKMFQNIKENVSDWTNVDEVRAYLTRILDKDAFDKSGLVYGMGHAVYTDSDPRAVILKRYAKSLSEEKGLQKEFALYELVEQTAGAIIAQKRHLVKPVCANVDFYSGFVYTMLGIPEELFTPIFAIARTSGWCAHRLEELVNKGKIIRPAYKYVGTHCDYVEMDERTGEEQ, from the coding sequence ATGAAGTCAAGAGCCTTTGACGTGGAACTCTATACTAAGCATGATGTTAAAAGAGGATTGAGAGACAGCAACGGTAATGGCGTTGTTACAGGACTTACAGAGATTTCGGATGTTGTAGGAAGTAAGATTGTTGATGGTAAGAAGGTTCCTACAGATGGCAACCTTTATTATCAGGGCTACAATGTAAGCGAGCTGATTCAGGGAAGCAGGGACAGCTTCTACGGATTTGAAGAGGTGACATATCTTCTTCTGTTTGGTTCACTTCCAACTAAGTCACAGCTCAAGAGCTTTATCGGAATCCTTGCAGACCTTAGTGAACTCTCCGGTGACTTTATATGTGATGTAATTATGAAAGCACCGAGTGCCAACATTATGAATTCGATGATGAAGAGTATTCTTAATCTTTATTCATATGATGGCAATCCGGATGATATATCGGTATCCAATGTACTGCGTCAGTCACTCCAGATGATAGCGAAGACGCCGCTTATAGCAGCATATTCATATCAGGCATACGGACATTTCAGACTTGACCAGAACATGATTATCCGTAATCCGCGTAAGGATTATTCAACAGCACAGAATCTGCTGTATATGCTCAGAAGTGACGGAATATTCACAGATCTTGAGGCGAAGGTGCTTGATGTTGCACTTATCCTTCATGCAGAGCATGGCGGCGGTAATAACTCAACATTCACAACGCATGTTGTTACATCAAGTGGTACTGATACATATTCGGCAATAGTTGCAGGTATAGCTTCTCTTAAGGGACCACGTCACGGAGGCGCCAACCTTAAGGTTCAGAAGATGTTCCAGAATATCAAGGAGAATGTATCAGACTGGACTAATGTTGATGAGGTCAGGGCATACCTTACCAGGATACTTGATAAGGACGCGTTTGATAAGTCGGGTCTCGTATATGGTATGGGACATGCAGTCTATACAGATTCAGACCCGAGAGCCGTGATACTTAAGAGATATGCGAAGAGCCTCTCAGAGGAGAAGGGACTTCAGAAGGAGTTCGCACTGTACGAGCTTGTAGAGCAGACAGCAGGTGCTATCATTGCACAGAAGAGACATCTTGTAAAGCCGGTATGTGCCAATGTCGATTTTTACAGCGGCTTTGTGTATACAATGCTTGGGATTCCGGAAGAACTCTTCACGCCTATATTTGCAATAGCACGTACATCAGGATGGTGTGCACACCGTCTTGAAGAACTTGTAAACAAAGGCAAGATTATCCGTCCGGCGTATAAGTATGTCGGAACACACTGTGATTATGTTGAGATGGATGAAAGAACCGGCGAAGAACAGTAA
- a CDS encoding LemA family protein, producing MANSIMIVTGVVFVIIAFIAIAVIRCYNGMVVLRNRVENQGAQIEVQLKRRADLIPNLIETTKGYASYEQQTLTQVTELRSKVLSAASPAESYMAGEALGHEASRMLAIGEKYPELKANSNFLQLQKELADTEDKIVKARQFYNDTVTKYNTAIMMFPRSAFAGIFGFKKMELLEAAASERQATRMNGDTFKMN from the coding sequence ATGGCAAATTCAATTATGATTGTCACAGGGGTTGTATTTGTAATAATAGCATTTATAGCAATAGCGGTTATAAGGTGCTATAACGGCATGGTTGTCCTCAGAAACCGTGTGGAGAATCAGGGGGCACAGATAGAGGTGCAGCTCAAGAGACGTGCGGATTTAATTCCTAATCTTATCGAGACAACCAAGGGATATGCTTCTTATGAGCAGCAGACACTTACACAGGTTACAGAGCTTAGAAGCAAAGTATTGTCTGCAGCATCACCGGCAGAGTCATATATGGCCGGAGAGGCACTCGGACATGAGGCCTCACGTATGCTCGCAATTGGTGAGAAGTATCCGGAGCTTAAGGCGAATTCAAATTTCCTTCAGTTGCAGAAGGAGCTTGCCGATACGGAGGATAAGATTGTAAAGGCACGCCAGTTTTACAATGATACTGTTACCAAATATAACACAGCAATAATGATGTTCCCGAGGTCAGCATTTGCAGGAATATTTGGATTTAAGAAAATGGAACTGCTTGAGGCAGCTGCTTCTGAGAGACAGGCAACCCGTATGAATGGTGATACATTTAAGATGAATTAA
- a CDS encoding metallophosphoesterase, whose amino-acid sequence MRTFFIADTHFGDADIIRYENRPFADTDDMEEKLIAGWNETVGEDDNVFVLGDFSAYKSVGRNTELACRLNGHKSLILGNHDIVTEDFWYRCGFEFVSRYPIIYEGFWILSHEPVYVCRNMPYANIFGHVHGSQLYKDYSEQSYCVSVERTDYRPVPFDEIVEKVTNNRK is encoded by the coding sequence ATGAGAACATTCTTTATTGCGGATACGCATTTTGGAGATGCGGACATTATAAGATATGAGAACAGGCCTTTTGCGGATACCGATGATATGGAAGAGAAGCTTATTGCCGGATGGAATGAGACTGTAGGTGAAGATGACAATGTATTCGTGCTGGGTGATTTCTCGGCTTATAAAAGTGTCGGCAGGAATACAGAGCTTGCCTGCAGGCTTAACGGACACAAGAGCCTGATACTTGGCAACCATGATATTGTTACGGAGGATTTCTGGTATAGATGCGGTTTTGAGTTTGTCAGCAGATATCCAATAATATATGAAGGATTCTGGATTCTTTCGCACGAACCTGTGTATGTGTGCCGCAATATGCCTTATGCCAACATATTCGGACATGTGCATGGCAGTCAGCTGTACAAAGATTACAGTGAACAGTCATACTGTGTGAGCGTAGAACGCACGGATTACAGACCGGTTCCGTTTGATGAGATTGTTGAAAAAGTGACTAATAATCGAAAGTAA
- a CDS encoding DUF2207 domain-containing protein, producing the protein MTDIYDGLFAKRSKVKETAGKAAGCFAGCLVPIIIIVGMAFLINAITPQLDELEQILDALPDTATFREQVEYLSMYPQYYPVMAELILAAIVMLAAFFMPGIMVVGGIVSTATKQRYRRTQSGNEMAEYVYGMKNFIHDYSNLSEADKSQLALWDDYLIYAVVLEENEQIVADIRKMRLQNGGI; encoded by the coding sequence ATGACGGATATATATGACGGTCTGTTTGCTAAGAGGAGTAAAGTGAAAGAAACAGCAGGAAAGGCGGCAGGATGCTTTGCAGGATGCCTTGTCCCAATAATAATCATTGTCGGGATGGCATTTCTTATTAATGCGATTACACCGCAGCTGGACGAACTTGAGCAGATACTTGATGCGCTGCCCGATACGGCAACTTTTCGTGAACAGGTAGAGTATCTGAGCATGTATCCGCAGTATTATCCGGTTATGGCGGAGCTGATATTGGCGGCTATTGTGATGCTTGCAGCTTTCTTTATGCCGGGAATAATGGTGGTCGGAGGTATCGTGTCGACAGCGACGAAGCAAAGATACCGAAGAACGCAGTCAGGTAATGAGATGGCGGAATATGTATATGGAATGAAGAATTTCATACATGATTACTCAAACCTGAGTGAGGCAGATAAGAGCCAGCTCGCATTGTGGGATGATTATCTTATATATGCGGTTGTGCTTGAGGAGAATGAGCAGATAGTTGCGGATATCAGGAAAATGCGTTTGCAGAATGGAGGAATATAA
- a CDS encoding pectinesterase family protein, giving the protein MPGDGDVIFVKNGVYRERVVVERADVSIIGEDAKKTRIEFNACVADGTAAGMRDRNAMLVEYTATGFSMCNISIENTYPYADGTDQQADALAILADNVSVTNITLLGYQDTLFVDAADKDDFSPDITTHQHFSYCHIEGNVDFIYGCGAAIFDDCDIIGRYTPYKADGCFTAPRTHADAEYGFIFRNCRFYADDRIETGAYRLARPWGRDAAAFFINCYMSDVVCDNGYSDMSGNSYKNARFAEYGSVGEGVAVNNDRPLLRRSQAEHCMEII; this is encoded by the coding sequence ATGCCTGGTGATGGAGATGTCATATTTGTTAAGAATGGTGTCTACAGGGAGAGAGTTGTCGTTGAACGTGCGGATGTAAGTATTATCGGTGAAGATGCAAAAAAAACCAGAATTGAGTTCAATGCATGTGTTGCGGACGGAACAGCGGCGGGAATGCGTGACAGGAATGCGATGCTTGTTGAGTATACGGCAACAGGATTCTCAATGTGCAATATAAGTATAGAGAATACATATCCTTATGCAGACGGAACAGACCAGCAGGCAGATGCGCTGGCTATACTTGCAGATAATGTATCGGTTACCAATATTACTCTGCTCGGATATCAGGATACACTGTTTGTTGATGCAGCCGACAAGGATGATTTTTCACCGGATATTACCACACACCAGCATTTTAGCTACTGTCATATCGAAGGCAATGTTGACTTTATATATGGATGTGGTGCTGCAATATTCGATGACTGCGATATAATCGGAAGATACACACCATATAAGGCGGATGGATGCTTTACTGCACCGAGGACACATGCAGATGCGGAATATGGTTTTATATTCAGAAACTGCAGATTCTATGCTGATGACAGGATAGAAACGGGGGCGTACAGGCTTGCCCGTCCATGGGGCAGGGATGCTGCAGCATTTTTCATTAACTGTTATATGAGCGATGTTGTATGTGACAACGGATACAGTGACATGAGCGGCAATTCATATAAGAATGCGCGCTTTGCAGAGTATGGTTCTGTGGGAGAAGGCGTGGCAGTTAATAATGACAGGCCGCTTCTGCGCAGGTCGCAGGCGGAACATTGCATGGAGATTATATAA